In a genomic window of Micromonospora cremea:
- a CDS encoding DUF4870 domain-containing protein yields the protein MTEPPRPPGAGDPGDQPPEPTYPPAAPDPASSAEPPTAPLSGAPGPGGYPPAGGYPPPTGDQPSSGGYPPPGGYPPPGGYPPGGYPTGGAYAGPGGGYASNEDKTWALVAHFGGAAGALISFGPLGFVAPLIAYLARGQQSPTVRAHALAALNFQILWSIIAFVLLFVSWCLLFLPSIAVVVIQILFGIIAGMKANEGQPYRYPMSASFIK from the coding sequence ATGACTGAACCACCTCGTCCTCCCGGTGCGGGAGACCCCGGCGATCAGCCGCCGGAGCCGACCTACCCGCCGGCCGCACCCGACCCGGCCTCCTCGGCCGAGCCACCCACCGCACCACTGTCCGGGGCACCCGGCCCGGGCGGCTATCCCCCGGCCGGTGGCTATCCGCCGCCCACCGGTGACCAACCGTCGTCGGGCGGCTACCCTCCGCCCGGTGGCTACCCGCCCCCCGGGGGCTATCCCCCTGGCGGCTATCCGACCGGCGGCGCCTACGCCGGCCCCGGCGGCGGCTACGCCAGCAACGAGGACAAGACCTGGGCGCTGGTCGCGCACTTCGGCGGCGCTGCCGGCGCGCTGATCAGCTTCGGCCCGCTGGGCTTCGTCGCCCCGCTCATCGCCTACCTGGCCCGCGGTCAGCAGTCGCCGACCGTCCGCGCGCACGCCCTGGCCGCGCTGAACTTCCAGATCCTCTGGTCGATCATCGCGTTCGTGCTGCTCTTCGTGAGCTGGTGCCTGCTCTTCCTGCCCAGCATCGCGGTGGTGGTGATCCAGATCCTGTTCGGGATCATCGCCGGCATGAAGGCCAACGAGGGTCAGCCCTACCGCTACCCGATGTCGGCCAGTTTCATCAAGTGA
- the hrcA gene encoding heat-inducible transcriptional repressor HrcA has product MGLDDRKLAVLRAIVEDYVSTQEPVGSKALVERHQLGVSPATVRNDMAVLEEEGYIRQPHTSAGRVPTDRGYRLFVDRLSRVKPLSPAERRAIERFLVGAVDLDDVVHRTVRLLAQLTRQVAVVQYPSLARSSVRHLELVPISTTRLMLVMIADTGRVEQRLVELPGPVHPDDVTDLRRLVNEKLAGARLSDTPPLVQALVEEAPSELRPAMTTLSTVLLETLVERHEERIALAGTANLTRGGLLDFQGSLRPILEALEEEVVLLKLIGETEPSTTRVLIGDENEFDNLRAASVVSTGYGPGATIVGGLGVLGPTRMDYPGTIATVRAVARYVGELLAQN; this is encoded by the coding sequence ATGGGTCTCGACGACCGCAAGCTCGCCGTGCTCCGCGCCATCGTCGAGGACTACGTCTCCACGCAGGAGCCGGTCGGCAGCAAGGCGCTGGTCGAGCGGCACCAGCTCGGTGTCTCCCCGGCCACCGTCCGTAACGACATGGCCGTGCTGGAGGAGGAGGGCTACATCCGGCAGCCGCACACCAGTGCCGGCCGGGTGCCCACCGACCGCGGCTACCGGCTCTTCGTGGACCGGCTCTCCCGGGTCAAGCCGCTTAGCCCGGCCGAGCGCCGGGCCATCGAACGCTTCCTGGTCGGCGCGGTCGACCTCGACGACGTGGTGCACCGCACCGTGCGGCTGCTCGCCCAACTGACCCGGCAGGTGGCCGTGGTGCAGTACCCGAGCCTGGCCCGCTCCTCGGTGCGCCACCTGGAACTGGTGCCGATCTCCACCACCCGGCTGATGCTCGTCATGATCGCCGACACCGGTCGGGTGGAGCAGCGGTTGGTCGAGCTGCCCGGGCCGGTGCACCCCGACGACGTCACCGACCTGCGCCGACTGGTCAACGAGAAGCTCGCCGGCGCCCGGCTGTCCGACACTCCACCGCTGGTGCAGGCGCTGGTCGAAGAGGCGCCGTCCGAGCTGCGCCCGGCGATGACCACGCTCTCCACCGTGCTGCTGGAGACGCTGGTCGAGCGGCACGAAGAACGCATCGCGCTGGCCGGCACCGCCAACCTCACCCGGGGCGGCCTGCTCGACTTCCAGGGCTCGCTGCGGCCGATCCTCGAGGCGCTGGAGGAGGAGGTCGTGCTGCTCAAGCTCATCGGCGAGACCGAGCCGAGCACGACCCGGGTGCTGATCGGCGACGAGAACGAGTTCGACAACCTGCGCGCCGCCTCGGTGGTCAGCACCGGGTACGGCCCGGGCGCCACCATCGTGGGCGGCCTGGGCGTGCTGGGGCCCACCCGGATGGACTACCCCGGCACCATCGCCACGGTGCGCGCCGTGGCACGCTACGTGGGCGAGCTGCTGGCCCAGAACTGA